In Campylobacter suis, the following proteins share a genomic window:
- a CDS encoding c-type cytochrome, whose product MKKLFIVSGVAAMLATGVFAADGATIYKKCVACHGAKAEKVFNNKVPALTSLSKDDIVAGIKSYKTGANKYGMGAMMKPIATPLSDADIEAVADFIQSQK is encoded by the coding sequence ATGAAAAAGTTATTTATCGTTTCTGGTGTTGCAGCTATGCTTGCAACTGGTGTTTTTGCTGCTGATGGTGCGACTATTTATAAAAAATGCGTTGCCTGTCATGGTGCAAAAGCTGAGAAAGTTTTTAACAACAAAGTTCCAGCTCTTACTTCACTTTCAAAAGATGACATCGTAGCTGGCATAAAAAGCTACAAAACTGGCGCAAACAAATACGGTATGGGTGCTATGATGAAGCCTATCGCTACACCACTTAGCGACGCAGATATCGAAGCTGTAGCTGACTTTATCCAATCACAAAAATAA